Proteins from one Kazachstania africana CBS 2517 chromosome 1, complete genome genomic window:
- the YPT11 gene encoding Rab family GTPase YPT11 (similar to Saccharomyces cerevisiae YPT11 (YNL304W); ancestral locus Anc_3.47) — protein MIAPINKTNKRTNRYSLSILHSPVSSPATPNLSRNASASFYSMRPNDPWYSRESLLDDSPSSPISGIPGSTSNCKILLIGDANVGKTAMILRYFNELPTKLQLLLKQKHTQHQNSNVAKPVKRQPSLRVVEREKLHHKEKNNQKRYSLNDLSRRRLLLFPISPTLPLGESHETEPEISDPDEIIIETKTTIGVDIKTKLINIDNRFFNCIFWDTAGQERYKNAIVPSLYNNCNGIILSYDICNYKSFENCFNWWMIEALNHLDLKKARFYLVGNKIDLYKERQVTHQDVLRWISKVEKKFGIMIYGNFEVTCKYGDIVEKTFNLIISDLVEHSCYEENKLPFNDEIDIEPSSPVSSISNSSLYSAEDKLDIPKVRKRQSKLHLPRTSEVIDITKPANSHEANSVAFSSCCT, from the coding sequence ATGATTGCTCCAATCAACAAGACAAATAAGAGAACAAACCGATATTCCTTAAGCATACTGCATTCACCAGTTTCAAGTCCGGCGACTCCAAACTTGTCTAGAAATGCATCAGCAAGTTTTTATAGTATGAGGCCAAATGATCCATGGTATTCGAGAGAATCGCTCCTTGATGATAGCCCCAGTAGTCCTATTAGCGGTATTCCAGGATCCACTTCGAATTGTAAGATTTTGCTGATAGGTGATGCTAATGTAGGTAAGACGGCTATGATTTTAAGATACTTTAACGAACTTCCCACAAAGTTACAGCTACTCCTGAAACAGAAGCATACCCAGCATCAAAATTCTAATGTGGCCAAACCAGTTAAACGTCAACCAAGCTTGAGAGTGGTCGAGAGAGAAAAACTGCATCATAAAGAGAAGAATAACCAAAAACGGTATAGTCTAAATGATCTCTCTAGAAGAAGATTATTACTCTTTCCCATTTCGCCTACTTTACCTCTCGGTGAATCTCATGAGACAGAGCCTGAAATTAGCGACCctgatgaaattatcattgaaaCTAAAACTACAATTGGCGTTGATATAAAGACTAAATTAATCAACATTGACAATAGATTTTTTAACTGCATCTTTTGGGATACAGCAGGACAAGAACGTTATAAAAATGCCATCGTACCGTCCCTTTACAACAATTGCAATGGGATCATTCTAAGTTATGATATTTGTAATTACAAGAGTTTTGAGAATTGTTTCAATTGGTGGATGATAGAAGCATTGAATCATTTAGACCTCAAGAAAGCTAGATTTTATTTAGTAGGAAACAAGATAGATCTTTATAAAGAAAGGCAAGTCACTCATCAAGATGTTTTAAGATGGATTTCAAAAgtggaaaagaaatttggGATTATGATATATGGGAATTTTGAGGTGACATGTAAATATGGCGATATTGTAGAGAAGACattcaatttgattatatCCGATTTAGTTGAACATTCATGTTACGAAGAGAACAAACTACCatttaatgatgaaattgatattgaaccATCGTCTCCGGTGTCATCTATATCAAATTCGTCTCTATATTCTGCAGAAGATAAGCTTGACATTCCCAAAGTGCGGAAAAGACAATCTAAACTACATTTGCCAAGAACTTCTGAAGTCATTGATATCACAAAACCCGCCAATAGCCATGAGGCAAACTCTGttgcattttcatcttgttGTACATGA